Proteins from a genomic interval of Quercus lobata isolate SW786 chromosome 11, ValleyOak3.0 Primary Assembly, whole genome shotgun sequence:
- the LOC115967301 gene encoding uncharacterized protein LOC115967301 produces MKERVWADDEEGYKILFCGMVSAESVGLSDEGPGHPIGWFSINIPDPECRPLYSPSHLAKMRKKRGKIFHLKKKIKVTKQPLKAISVRISDLYKHSAAIGSYLYSLGGMEDPSSSSSNNPEEDCVEMWRLDLTDPSHWSRGPKMTFPRWDPQTIVLDGKLYALGFLLATDCPSECGWMEVYDPELATWEPLPNPPSPPPSCYQIRRDDFTCAVIESNKEILLVKHFVAEEDNLYFATCYSFNIHTRSWITHMPLKRKLLGSFPPLLDRRAVVVGASLYWAALSEEEHELESSRFYVQAYNLDKDVWLHGTLNASPLFEKHEGARSFDLGSPRLLHLRDHFFCLLLHAYSSTSLDYLYCLILNIDDDYKLHKLRISIMSVQKYPMTDVSSLWDNVLLGPG; encoded by the coding sequence ATGAAAGAACGTGTATGGGCAGATGATGAAGAAGgatataagattttgttttgtggaaTGGTGAGTGCGGAAAGTGTCGGATTGTCCGACGAGGGACCAGGTCATCCCATTGGATGGTTTTCCATCAATATTCCAGATCCAGAGTGTCGTCCTCTCTATAGCCCTTCTCATTTGGCTAAGATGAGgaagaaaaggggaaaaattttccacctaaagaaaaaaataaaggtcaCTAAGCAGCCTCTGAAAGCTATTTCTGTCCGAATTTCTGATTTATACAAGCACAGTGCTGCTATAGGATCTTATTTATATTCTCTCGGCGGTATGGAagacccttcttcttcttcttctaataaTCCAGAGGAGGATTGCGTTGAAATGTGGAGGTTAGATCTTACCGATCCTTCTCATTGGAGTCGTGGTCCCAAAATGACGTTTCCTAGATGGGATCCTCAAACCATCGTCTTGGATGGCAAATTATATGCCTTGGGCTTTCTGCTTGCCACCGATTGTCCCTCTGAATGTGGCTGGATGGAGGTTTATGATCCCGAGTTAGCAACATGGGAACCCCTGCCTAATCCTCCATCCCCACCGCCATCGTGTTATCAAATCCGTCGGGATGATTTCACTTGTGCCGTTATCGAATCTAACAAGGAAATTCTGTTAGTCAAACATTTTGTTGCGGAGGAGGATAACCTTTATTTTGCTACATGTTATTCTTTTAACATCCACACTCGATCCTGGATAACGCACATGCCTCTCAAGCGGAAATTACTGGGTTCCTTTCCTCCTCTTTTAGACAGAAGAGCAGTAGTTGTTGGTGCTAGTCTCTACTGGGCTGCTCTCTCTGAAGAAGAGCACGAGCTCGAATCTTCTCGTTTCTATGTTCAAGCTTATAATCTGGATAAGGATGTGTGGCTGCACGGCACTCTCAACGCTAGCCCACTTTTTGAGAAGCATGAAGGTGCCCGATCTTTTGACCTTGGTTCACCTCGATTGTTGCATTTGCGTGATCATTTTTTCTGCCTTCTCCTGCATGCTTATTCCTCCACTTCTCTTGATTACCTTTACTGTCTCATACTTAACATCGATGATGATTATAAACTCCACAAGTTGCGCATTTCCATTATGTCTGTCCAAAAATATCCCATGACTGACGTCTCATCCCTCTGGGATAATGTGCTGCTCGGACCTGGTTAG
- the LOC115967917 gene encoding uncharacterized protein LOC115967917, protein MGCPERPGCVRGVGFGITPSGRSARNASQFISTSTPSSSRTHERMSELETSHEELREALAQSREELAICRGQVAQSETRHREELAQSEARHQARMAEMMASMKTMFASLSQGIHGLGPSQGGVLDGNETVNLEFYHEVDNKANWLLPVAI, encoded by the exons ATGGGTTGTCCAGAGCGCCCAGGTTGTGTACGTGGGGTAGGCTTTGGGATCACCCCATCAGGAAGAAGTGCCAGAAACGCATCACAGTTTATCTCGACTAGTACTCCATCGTCAAGCAGAACTCACGAAAGGATGTCAGAGTTGGAGACGAGTCATGAAGAGCTTAGGGAGGCACTAGCTCAATCTAGGGAGGAACTAGCAATTTGTAGGGGGCAAGTAGCTCAATCTGAGACGAGGCATAGGGAGGAACTAGCTCAATCTGAGGCAAGGCACCAAGCACGGATGGCCGAAATGATGGCATCGATGAAAACCATGTTTGCTTCACTTAGCCAGGGGATACATGGTTTAGGTCCTTCTCAG ggTGGCGTGCTTGATGGGAATGAAACTGTGAATCTTGAG TTTTACCATGAAGTGGACAACAAAGCAAACTGGTTGCTGCCTGTGGCTATTTGA
- the LOC115969585 gene encoding uncharacterized protein LOC115969585 isoform X2: protein MEGIETIFSRPTRTMEESTGAVSSVALDNRELTQAHPYVLFNSENIYQFREMHKCLTKDELQKGHCRISNATIYKHHMENFCGWFRSHVMSMTATDRERTGLTDTLATLSKGPYTSVNRLKHYVINGLKFRSSNIEGNRKTQNSGVSVATEGGNTYYGVLTNIIELNYSGNIKHVLFKCKWVDDQNRRGYKTDEFGFPMVNFTHSVHGREEMVHEPYVLAS, encoded by the exons ATGGAAGGAATTGAAACTATATTCTCACGACCCACAAGGACGATGGAGGAGTCAACAGGGGCAGTTTCAAGTGTGGCACTAGACAATAGGGAGTTGACCCAAGCTCATCCCTATGTGCTATTCAATTCCGAGAACATTTACCAGTTTCGTGA GATGCACAAATGTTTGACGAAGGACGAACTTCAAAAGGGCCACTGTCGTATATCCAATGCTACTATTTATAAGCACCACATGGAGAACTTTTGTGGCTGGTTTAGATCTCAC GTGATGTCAATGACTGCTACTGATAGGGAAAGAACTGGACTTACTGATACACTTGCCACGCTTTCCAAAGGGCCATATACTTCAGTAAATCGGCTGAAACATTATGTCATAAATGggttaaaatttaggagttcAAATATCGAGGGAaatagaaaaacacaaaatagtGGAGTTAGTGTTGCCACTGAAGGTGGCAATACGTACTATGGTGTGTTGACAAACATTATTGAGTTGAATTATTCTGGCAATATCAAACATGTGTTATTCAAGTGTAAATGGGTTGATGATCAAAATAGGAGGGGATATAAGACTGATGAATTTGGGTTTCCTATGGTGAATTTTACTCATTCCGTACATGGTAGGGAGGAAATGGTGCATGAACCATATGTGTTGGCATCTTAA
- the LOC115969585 gene encoding uncharacterized protein LOC115969585 isoform X1 — MYPIERYLSRLKSYVRNRAAPEGCIAEGYIVEECLTFCSRYMEGIETIFSRPTRTMEESTGAVSSVALDNRELTQAHPYVLFNSENIYQFREMHKCLTKDELQKGHCRISNATIYKHHMENFCGWFRSHVMSMTATDRERTGLTDTLATLSKGPYTSVNRLKHYVINGLKFRSSNIEGNRKTQNSGVSVATEGGNTYYGVLTNIIELNYSGNIKHVLFKCKWVDDQNRRGYKTDEFGFPMVNFTHSVHGREEMVHEPYVLAS, encoded by the exons ATGTACCCAATTGAGAG GTACCTCTCACGCCTTAAGTCTTACGTAAGAAATAGGGCTGCTCCAGAAGGGTGTATTGCCGAAGGATACATAGTGGAGGAATGTTTAACGTTTTGTTCACGGTATATGGAAGGAATTGAAACTATATTCTCACGACCCACAAGGACGATGGAGGAGTCAACAGGGGCAGTTTCAAGTGTGGCACTAGACAATAGGGAGTTGACCCAAGCTCATCCCTATGTGCTATTCAATTCCGAGAACATTTACCAGTTTCGTGA GATGCACAAATGTTTGACGAAGGACGAACTTCAAAAGGGCCACTGTCGTATATCCAATGCTACTATTTATAAGCACCACATGGAGAACTTTTGTGGCTGGTTTAGATCTCAC GTGATGTCAATGACTGCTACTGATAGGGAAAGAACTGGACTTACTGATACACTTGCCACGCTTTCCAAAGGGCCATATACTTCAGTAAATCGGCTGAAACATTATGTCATAAATGggttaaaatttaggagttcAAATATCGAGGGAaatagaaaaacacaaaatagtGGAGTTAGTGTTGCCACTGAAGGTGGCAATACGTACTATGGTGTGTTGACAAACATTATTGAGTTGAATTATTCTGGCAATATCAAACATGTGTTATTCAAGTGTAAATGGGTTGATGATCAAAATAGGAGGGGATATAAGACTGATGAATTTGGGTTTCCTATGGTGAATTTTACTCATTCCGTACATGGTAGGGAGGAAATGGTGCATGAACCATATGTGTTGGCATCTTAA